The following proteins come from a genomic window of Gimesia chilikensis:
- the trxA gene encoding thioredoxin, translated as MSANAPWIIDVTEENFETEVLQKSQQMPIIIDFWAPWCGPCQQLAPMLENVINEFQGKVQLAKINIDEQQGLAAAFRVQSIPTVVAFLNGQPVDHFQGILPEESLREWVTQLVPSPIDMLLQEGQILEETDPAAAEGKYREAAELDPKNDTIKLRLAAVLVKLSRFDECGQIIEELEARGFLEPEAEQIKSQLELQAAADEAGGVEEARKALEADPDNADLKIALADALAISNKHEEALEICLAIIAEDKAGAGVEAKATMLRIFDLLGPQSALTSAYRRKLATLLY; from the coding sequence ATGTCAGCCAATGCACCCTGGATCATTGATGTCACCGAAGAGAACTTCGAAACCGAAGTCCTGCAGAAGTCACAACAGATGCCGATCATCATCGATTTCTGGGCTCCCTGGTGCGGTCCGTGTCAGCAGCTGGCTCCTATGCTGGAAAACGTGATCAACGAATTCCAGGGCAAAGTCCAGTTGGCGAAAATCAATATCGACGAACAACAGGGACTGGCGGCCGCATTCCGCGTGCAATCGATTCCGACTGTGGTCGCCTTCCTGAACGGGCAGCCCGTCGATCATTTCCAGGGGATCCTGCCCGAAGAGTCGCTGAGGGAATGGGTAACGCAACTGGTGCCTTCTCCCATTGATATGTTGCTGCAGGAAGGTCAGATCCTCGAAGAGACCGATCCAGCGGCCGCGGAAGGCAAGTACCGTGAAGCAGCAGAACTCGATCCGAAAAACGATACCATCAAACTGCGACTGGCAGCTGTGCTGGTAAAGTTGTCCCGCTTCGATGAATGCGGCCAGATCATTGAAGAACTGGAAGCTCGTGGGTTTCTAGAGCCCGAAGCAGAGCAGATTAAATCGCAGCTCGAACTTCAGGCAGCCGCGGATGAAGCGGGTGGGGTGGAAGAGGCTCGTAAAGCATTGGAGGCAGATCCCGATAATGCTGACCTCAAAATCGCCTTAGCAGACGCCCTGGCGATTTCCAACAAACATGAAGAAGCCCTGGAAATCTGTCTGGCGATCATCGCGGAAGATAAAGCGGGAGCAGGCGTAGAAGCCAAAGCCACAATGTTGCGAATCTTCGATCTGCTGGGGCCACAGTCAGCCCTGACCAGCGCGTACCGTCGCAAGCTGGCGACTCTGCTCTATTAA
- a CDS encoding 6-pyruvoyl trahydropterin synthase family protein codes for MKDSVPRYKVRVTKDHLVFSAAHFITFNGNICERLHGHNWRVAAELTGPLDENGYVFDFIALRDQLQKTVDALDHRVLLPTQHDKIKVREDQNEVEATFEERRWVFPREDCILLPVANTTAELIAHWIGQQLMTVIGSDAASQIESVQIEVEENFGQWAICELPVTRN; via the coding sequence ATGAAGGATAGCGTCCCCCGATACAAAGTTCGCGTCACCAAAGACCACCTCGTCTTCAGTGCGGCACACTTTATCACATTCAACGGCAATATCTGTGAGCGTCTGCACGGTCACAACTGGCGTGTCGCTGCTGAGCTGACCGGGCCTCTAGACGAAAACGGTTACGTCTTCGATTTCATTGCACTTCGTGATCAGTTGCAGAAAACGGTCGATGCGCTCGATCACCGTGTTCTGCTTCCCACGCAGCACGATAAAATTAAAGTCAGGGAAGATCAGAATGAAGTCGAAGCCACGTTCGAAGAACGGCGCTGGGTTTTCCCGCGTGAGGACTGTATCCTGCTGCCGGTTGCCAATACAACGGCTGAATTAATCGCGCACTGGATTGGCCAGCAGCTGATGACTGTGATAGGATCAGACGCTGCAAGCCAGATTGAATCGGTCCAGATTGAAGTAGAAGAAAATTTCGGGCAGTGGGCAATCTGCGAACTCCCTGTCACCCGGAACTGA
- a CDS encoding triphosphoribosyl-dephospho-CoA synthase, translating to MSQNKAQLENWCYLACLLEATARKPGNVHPGVSFPDLMYVDFLRSARAIAPLLPQSEPGRIGETILNCITATRDVSASNSNLGMVLLLAPLLAIPNELTISAGIESVLEGLSVADARLVYEAIRVACPGGLGETETQDILDEPTGTLREVMALAAERDAVAREYASGFEITLQTAVPALQDFWNQSSDWETAVIRLQLMLMAACPDTLIARKCGRAEAEEAARRARETLQAEDFESSLQGLDRWLRETGNRRNPGTTADLIVAALFVALRDGFIKPPAPATIRKKVPPPFQAELSSLIYEG from the coding sequence ATGAGTCAAAATAAAGCACAACTCGAAAACTGGTGCTATCTGGCCTGCCTGCTCGAAGCGACCGCACGCAAACCGGGAAATGTTCATCCTGGCGTCTCGTTTCCTGATCTGATGTACGTTGATTTCCTCCGTTCTGCACGGGCGATTGCCCCCCTGCTCCCACAGTCAGAGCCAGGCAGGATAGGTGAAACCATCTTGAATTGCATCACAGCAACCCGAGATGTCTCTGCCAGCAACTCCAACCTGGGCATGGTCCTGTTACTGGCCCCGTTGCTGGCCATACCGAATGAGCTGACCATCTCTGCGGGAATTGAATCGGTCCTGGAGGGATTGAGTGTCGCTGACGCGCGACTGGTTTACGAGGCAATCAGAGTGGCCTGTCCGGGTGGCCTGGGAGAGACAGAAACGCAGGATATCTTAGACGAACCAACGGGCACACTGCGCGAAGTCATGGCCCTGGCAGCTGAGCGGGATGCCGTCGCGCGAGAATATGCCAGCGGATTTGAGATCACCCTCCAGACAGCGGTCCCCGCACTACAGGATTTCTGGAATCAATCCTCAGACTGGGAAACTGCCGTCATTCGTCTGCAGCTCATGCTGATGGCTGCCTGTCCGGACACATTGATCGCCCGTAAATGTGGCAGGGCTGAAGCAGAAGAAGCAGCCCGGCGAGCTCGCGAGACCTTACAGGCAGAAGACTTTGAGAGCAGTTTGCAGGGACTTGACCGCTGGTTGCGCGAAACGGGAAATCGCAGGAATCCGGGAACGACAGCCGATTTAATCGTCGCGGCCCTGTTTGTTGCCCTGCGGGACGGTTTCATCAAGCCCCCTGCTCCGGCTACAATCAGAAAAAAAGTCCCTCCACCTTTTCAAGCAGAATTGAGCTCGTTAATTTATGAAGGATAG
- a CDS encoding dihydrodipicolinate synthase family protein, translating into MSPSIERQQLQTVHIVPLTAFDQQDRINVEMQSAHTTKLYEAGMRVYLPGAGTSEFHSLLPEEIVQLVKITREVTGPETLIFAPIGYQVNAAKQLAVDCLEAGATGIMFMPFAHPYMSDRGAEEYYRAVMDAADCPTLFYKKAAIPSDELLLELASDERAVGVKYSVNQMHQFRTTVSADTEGMEWVCGSAERFAPYYMLAGSGGFTSGAGNVCPHLSLAMHAAFLSGDYAEGMRIQQQILPIEDYRARCGDSFNISMLKYAITLTGADFGPPRPPQRTLTSEQEAEIRQLMEPVLAAEAELAQQKSPVS; encoded by the coding sequence ATGAGCCCATCGATTGAGCGTCAACAGCTGCAAACCGTGCATATTGTCCCACTGACCGCCTTCGATCAGCAGGATCGGATCAACGTCGAGATGCAGTCAGCACACACGACGAAACTGTATGAGGCAGGCATGCGTGTTTATCTTCCCGGGGCAGGGACCAGTGAATTTCACAGTCTGCTGCCAGAGGAAATCGTGCAGCTGGTGAAGATCACTCGCGAAGTTACCGGTCCGGAAACCCTGATTTTTGCACCCATCGGTTACCAGGTAAATGCAGCGAAGCAACTGGCGGTTGACTGTCTGGAGGCAGGGGCCACCGGCATCATGTTCATGCCGTTTGCGCATCCTTACATGAGTGATCGCGGGGCGGAAGAATATTACCGTGCAGTGATGGACGCTGCCGACTGTCCTACCTTGTTCTATAAGAAAGCGGCGATTCCCAGTGACGAGCTGCTGCTGGAGCTGGCCTCGGACGAGCGGGCCGTGGGGGTCAAGTATTCGGTGAATCAGATGCATCAGTTCCGGACCACGGTCAGCGCCGATACGGAAGGCATGGAATGGGTCTGCGGTTCTGCAGAGCGGTTTGCCCCTTATTACATGCTGGCTGGTTCAGGTGGATTTACCAGCGGGGCCGGGAATGTCTGTCCGCATCTGTCGCTGGCGATGCACGCGGCGTTTCTCTCGGGCGACTATGCCGAGGGAATGCGAATTCAGCAACAGATCCTGCCGATCGAAGATTATCGGGCACGCTGCGGGGACAGCTTCAACATCAGTATGTTGAAGTATGCCATTACTCTGACCGGAGCAGACTTCGGACCTCCGCGGCCACCTCAGCGGACACTGACCAGCGAACAGGAGGCAGAGATTCGTCAGCTGATGGAGCCGGTTCTGGCTGCGGAAGCTGAGTTGGCGCAACAAAAAAGCCCCGTTTCGTAA
- the fusA gene encoding elongation factor G yields the protein MKNLDKYRNIGISAHIDSGKTTLTERILYYSGRIHKVREVRGGDGGATMDSMDLERERGITIASAATQVQWRDYTVNIIDTPGHVDFTVEVERSLRVLDGAVLVLCSVGGVQSQSLTVDRQMKRYGVPRIAFINKMDRTGADSASVIKQIEEKLHVVPLPLQIPMGEGAQFEGVVDLVTMQAVTYEGEQGEKEVLGEIPEQFKAAAEEARAAMLETLSMFSDDLMVALLEEAEIPVDDIYKVIREATLSHEITPVMMGTAFKNKGVQTLLDAVVRFLPSPLDREISAIDLDAQQKAIKEGAEDTHSDSFRTKLSHSSDKPLVAMAFKIVDETFGQLTYMRIYQGKIEKGQSYVNTRTGNSTRFGRLVRMHADSREDVDVGEAGDIIAAVGMECASGDTFCSDGENYALESIFVPEPVIRLSIEPLDRDGADRLAKAIQRFNREDPTFHVMTDEETNQTIIAGMGQLHLDVYIERIKREYKVECIVGEPRVAYRETPTIPVEYNHKHKKQTGGSGQYAHVVGKIEPMPVENDGETYEFKNAITQGRIPKEYIPAVDKGFQRALVKGPLCECEVVGVSATLSDGSYHDVDSSEMAFNVAAFNCMRDSLKKANMALLEPIMKLEVEVPEEFQGAVTGHIAQKRGVINTSETKMGTSVFIAEVPLASMFDYANELRSMTQGKGGFSMEFSRYAQVPRNIQEEVVARRLKEKEERMATA from the coding sequence ATGAAAAATCTGGACAAGTATCGAAACATTGGTATTTCGGCTCACATCGACTCTGGTAAAACCACACTTACCGAACGGATTCTGTACTACTCAGGCCGAATCCACAAAGTGCGTGAAGTGCGAGGTGGTGACGGTGGAGCAACCATGGACAGTATGGACCTGGAGCGTGAGCGTGGGATTACCATCGCTTCTGCCGCCACACAGGTGCAGTGGAGAGACTATACTGTCAACATCATCGATACCCCGGGCCACGTTGACTTTACCGTGGAAGTGGAACGTAGTCTTCGCGTGCTGGACGGTGCCGTTCTCGTACTCTGCTCGGTAGGCGGTGTACAGAGCCAGTCTCTGACCGTTGACCGTCAGATGAAACGTTACGGCGTTCCCCGTATTGCCTTCATCAATAAGATGGACCGTACCGGTGCCGATTCTGCCAGCGTGATCAAGCAGATCGAAGAAAAGTTGCACGTTGTGCCTCTGCCGCTGCAGATTCCCATGGGTGAAGGTGCTCAGTTCGAAGGTGTAGTTGACCTGGTAACCATGCAGGCCGTCACCTACGAAGGCGAACAGGGTGAAAAAGAAGTCCTCGGCGAAATTCCTGAGCAGTTCAAAGCTGCTGCTGAAGAAGCTCGTGCTGCGATGCTGGAAACCCTCTCCATGTTCAGCGACGACCTGATGGTCGCCCTGCTGGAAGAGGCAGAAATTCCCGTTGACGACATTTACAAAGTCATTCGTGAAGCGACTCTGTCTCACGAAATCACCCCCGTCATGATGGGAACAGCTTTCAAGAACAAAGGTGTGCAGACTCTGCTTGACGCCGTGGTTCGCTTCCTGCCCAGCCCGCTCGATCGTGAAATTTCTGCGATTGACCTGGACGCTCAGCAGAAAGCCATCAAAGAAGGTGCAGAAGATACGCACAGCGATTCGTTCCGTACGAAGCTGTCACACTCTTCTGACAAACCTCTGGTTGCCATGGCCTTCAAGATTGTCGACGAAACCTTCGGTCAGCTGACCTACATGCGAATCTATCAGGGTAAAATCGAAAAAGGTCAGAGCTACGTCAACACCCGAACCGGGAACTCAACCCGCTTTGGCCGGCTGGTACGTATGCACGCTGACAGCCGTGAAGACGTTGATGTAGGTGAAGCAGGTGACATTATCGCCGCTGTAGGTATGGAGTGTGCCTCCGGGGATACATTCTGTAGCGATGGTGAAAACTACGCTCTGGAAAGTATCTTTGTACCTGAGCCTGTGATTCGTCTTTCGATCGAACCACTCGACCGGGACGGTGCCGATCGTCTGGCTAAAGCCATTCAGCGTTTCAACCGCGAAGACCCTACCTTCCACGTGATGACTGATGAAGAAACCAATCAGACCATCATCGCTGGTATGGGTCAGCTGCACCTCGATGTTTACATCGAACGTATCAAACGTGAATACAAAGTCGAATGTATCGTGGGTGAACCCCGCGTGGCTTACCGCGAAACACCGACCATCCCTGTGGAATACAATCACAAGCACAAAAAGCAGACTGGTGGTTCTGGTCAGTACGCTCACGTCGTTGGTAAAATTGAACCAATGCCCGTGGAAAATGACGGTGAAACCTACGAATTCAAAAATGCGATCACCCAGGGACGTATTCCCAAAGAATACATCCCGGCTGTGGACAAAGGGTTCCAACGAGCTCTTGTTAAAGGCCCCTTGTGCGAATGTGAAGTTGTGGGCGTTTCCGCCACTCTGTCGGACGGTAGCTACCACGATGTTGACTCTTCAGAAATGGCGTTCAACGTCGCCGCATTCAACTGTATGCGTGACTCTCTGAAGAAAGCAAACATGGCACTGCTTGAGCCGATCATGAAACTTGAAGTGGAAGTTCCTGAAGAATTCCAGGGTGCTGTCACTGGTCATATCGCTCAGAAACGCGGTGTGATCAATACATCGGAAACCAAAATGGGAACGAGTGTCTTCATCGCTGAAGTCCCGCTGGCAAGCATGTTTGACTATGCCAACGAACTGCGTTCCATGACCCAGGGTAAAGGTGGATTCAGCATGGAATTCTCGCGTTATGCCCAGGTTCCACGTAACATTCAGGAAGAAGTCGTTGCCCGTCGTCTGAAAGAAAAAGAAGAACGGATGGCAACTGCCTGA
- the ppdK gene encoding pyruvate, phosphate dikinase — protein sequence MSGQKYVYFFGDGKADGDATLRNTLGGKGANLAEMINIGLPVPAGFTLNTDVCIHYSKTGGEYPEGVDAQVEEALAKVEEAMGAKFGCDTNPLLVSCRSGARESMPGMMDTVLNIGLNDTTVEALAKQSGNEAFAWDSYRRFVQMYGDVVMGMKGEHEDPFEHALEAKREKAGVQYDSELSAEHLKELVAEFKTLIKESTGQEFPTDPKQQIWGAIGAVFSSWDNDRAVVYRRDYGIPHNWGTACNVQAMVYGNLGDDCATGVGLTRNCSTGEPGFCGDYLINAQGEDVVAGIRTPKQIEATLSSDMPEGYKQLEEIGQILEKHYKDVQDIEFTIQRGKVWMLQTRNAKRTGFAAVRIAVDLVNEGLVSKEEAITKRRIPADDLNQLLQPIFDPAEKQKSAQEGNLLTKGINAGPGAASGHICFSAEEAEAIFNRDNSAQLVLVRRETSPEDLRGMRVSKGILTALGGASSHAALVSRQMGKACVVGASELKIDSAAGTITAGDKVLKSGDWISIDGFTGEIFAGKVETKPSEIVEVLISKTMKPEDSEAFQRYQQLMGWVDEIRKLRVRTNADQPDQAAEAIAFGAEGIGLCRTEHMFFHHLAEIREMIAAGDVESRTKAVNKLLPFQREDFTGIFKAMNGLPVTIRLLDPPLHEFLSDRHLEENPTLAEELANELGVTVEFIRRRVEELHELNPMLGHRGCRLGIVYPEITAMQARAIMEAACDVQKEGIKVHPEIMVPLAGFQTEFDNQAKIIREVAEQVLEEKGVKVEYMVGTMVELPRAAICADQIAETAQFFSFGTNDLTQTTLGMSRDDYGTFIGHYRENDIIPADPFQTIDQDGVGRLMQTGVERGRGTRSDLKIGICGEHGGDPASVIFCHGLGLDYVSCSPFRVPIARLAAAQAVLDEKA from the coding sequence ATGTCAGGTCAAAAGTATGTGTACTTCTTCGGCGATGGAAAAGCAGATGGCGACGCCACATTGCGCAATACCCTGGGGGGGAAAGGGGCCAACCTGGCAGAAATGATTAACATCGGGCTCCCCGTCCCAGCTGGTTTCACCCTGAATACAGACGTCTGTATTCACTACAGCAAAACCGGTGGAGAATACCCCGAAGGTGTAGACGCACAGGTTGAAGAAGCTCTGGCCAAAGTCGAAGAAGCCATGGGTGCTAAATTCGGCTGTGACACCAACCCCCTGCTCGTCTCCTGTCGTTCCGGTGCCCGGGAATCCATGCCCGGTATGATGGACACCGTTTTGAACATCGGTCTGAACGATACCACCGTCGAAGCACTGGCGAAACAGTCCGGCAATGAAGCGTTCGCCTGGGACAGCTACCGCCGCTTCGTGCAGATGTATGGCGATGTGGTTATGGGTATGAAAGGTGAGCATGAAGATCCGTTCGAACATGCTCTCGAAGCCAAGCGTGAAAAAGCCGGCGTCCAATACGACTCTGAACTGAGTGCCGAACACCTCAAAGAACTGGTGGCTGAATTCAAGACCCTGATCAAAGAAAGCACTGGTCAGGAATTCCCGACCGATCCCAAACAGCAGATCTGGGGTGCTATCGGAGCCGTCTTCAGCAGCTGGGATAACGACCGTGCTGTCGTTTACCGCCGCGATTATGGCATTCCTCACAACTGGGGAACCGCCTGTAACGTTCAGGCTATGGTTTACGGAAACCTGGGCGACGACTGTGCGACTGGTGTCGGCCTGACCCGTAACTGTTCTACCGGTGAACCTGGTTTCTGTGGCGACTACCTGATCAACGCTCAGGGTGAAGACGTGGTGGCTGGTATTCGTACTCCGAAACAGATCGAAGCTACTTTGAGCAGCGACATGCCGGAAGGTTACAAGCAGCTCGAAGAAATCGGTCAGATCCTGGAAAAACACTACAAAGACGTGCAGGACATCGAGTTCACTATTCAACGTGGCAAGGTCTGGATGCTGCAGACTCGTAACGCAAAACGAACCGGTTTTGCCGCCGTCCGTATCGCCGTCGATCTGGTAAACGAAGGCCTGGTCAGCAAGGAAGAAGCGATCACCAAACGCCGGATTCCTGCTGACGACCTGAACCAGCTCCTGCAGCCGATTTTTGACCCGGCTGAAAAACAGAAATCCGCCCAGGAAGGAAACCTGCTGACCAAGGGTATCAACGCCGGTCCGGGTGCTGCCAGTGGTCACATCTGCTTCAGTGCTGAAGAAGCCGAAGCCATTTTCAACCGTGACAACTCCGCTCAGCTGGTACTCGTTCGTCGCGAAACCAGCCCCGAAGACCTTCGCGGAATGCGAGTTTCAAAGGGGATTCTGACCGCCCTGGGTGGTGCCAGCTCACACGCTGCCCTGGTGAGCCGCCAGATGGGTAAAGCTTGTGTTGTTGGTGCTTCTGAACTGAAGATTGATTCTGCTGCTGGAACTATCACCGCCGGTGACAAGGTTCTCAAGAGCGGCGACTGGATCAGCATCGACGGTTTCACAGGCGAAATCTTCGCCGGTAAAGTGGAAACCAAACCGAGTGAAATCGTGGAAGTGCTGATCTCCAAAACCATGAAACCTGAAGACTCAGAAGCATTTCAGCGATACCAGCAACTGATGGGCTGGGTTGATGAAATCCGCAAGCTGCGTGTTCGTACTAACGCTGACCAGCCCGATCAGGCAGCTGAAGCCATTGCTTTCGGTGCTGAAGGGATTGGTCTGTGTCGAACCGAGCACATGTTCTTCCACCACCTCGCAGAAATCCGCGAAATGATCGCTGCCGGCGATGTGGAATCACGCACCAAAGCTGTTAACAAGCTGCTGCCCTTCCAGCGCGAAGACTTTACCGGCATCTTCAAGGCCATGAACGGTCTGCCGGTAACCATTCGTCTGTTGGATCCGCCGCTGCACGAGTTCCTCTCTGACCGTCACCTGGAAGAAAACCCGACCCTGGCTGAAGAACTGGCCAACGAACTGGGTGTGACTGTTGAATTCATCCGTCGCCGTGTAGAAGAACTGCACGAGCTGAACCCGATGCTGGGTCATCGTGGCTGTCGTCTGGGTATTGTTTATCCAGAAATCACCGCGATGCAGGCCCGGGCCATCATGGAAGCCGCCTGCGACGTGCAGAAGGAAGGCATCAAAGTGCATCCTGAAATCATGGTGCCTCTGGCTGGATTCCAGACTGAATTCGATAACCAGGCCAAGATCATCCGTGAAGTTGCCGAGCAGGTTCTGGAAGAAAAAGGCGTCAAGGTTGAGTACATGGTCGGAACCATGGTTGAGCTGCCGCGTGCTGCCATCTGTGCAGATCAGATCGCAGAAACCGCCCAGTTCTTCAGCTTCGGTACCAACGACCTGACCCAGACCACTCTGGGTATGAGCCGTGACGACTACGGTACCTTCATCGGTCACTACCGTGAAAATGACATCATTCCTGCAGACCCGTTCCAGACCATCGATCAGGATGGTGTTGGACGTCTGATGCAGACCGGTGTCGAACGCGGTCGTGGTACTCGTTCCGACCTCAAGATCGGGATTTGTGGTGAACACGGTGGTGATCCTGCCAGTGTGATCTTCTGCCACGGACTGGGTCTGGATTACGTCAGCTGCTCACCTTTCCGGGTTCCAATCGCCCGTCTGGCAGCAGCTCAGGCTGTGCTGGATGAAAAAGCATAA
- a CDS encoding FHA domain-containing protein, whose translation MIAKLIPLNGGQPILIDKDVTVVGRKSDLCDVQIDKNSISKIHCVIIKTDGLLFVRDLCSTNGTRVNGQKITRGALLPGDELSIASTRFEVELTGKHKKQQEPVEESHRHTEMLTAFNLEVESLDEKPESDGDSELKLASE comes from the coding sequence ATGATAGCGAAACTGATTCCATTAAATGGTGGTCAGCCGATTCTGATTGATAAAGACGTTACAGTGGTCGGTCGGAAATCGGACCTGTGTGACGTGCAGATTGATAAAAACAGCATCTCTAAGATCCATTGTGTGATTATCAAAACGGACGGTCTTCTGTTCGTGCGAGACCTGTGCAGCACGAACGGGACCCGGGTGAACGGTCAGAAAATCACCCGCGGTGCTCTGCTGCCCGGAGATGAACTCTCAATTGCTTCGACCCGCTTCGAGGTAGAACTAACCGGGAAGCATAAAAAGCAGCAGGAACCGGTTGAAGAAAGTCATCGCCATACCGAGATGCTGACTGCCTTCAACCTGGAGGTCGAGAGCCTGGATGAGAAACCAGAATCCGATGGTGACAGTGAGCTGAAACTGGCCTCAGAATAA
- a CDS encoding LpxI family protein, with translation MMNTLQTSPPDTRRQIGLLAGAGRFPIVFAEQAQQQGYSVCCLGIFGMASDELMDICDTFHWIPLARIGRAIKLFKREEVKRIVMAGKIEKTVLFSPFRIFKLLPDFRTLHMWYRYAREDRKDDTLLLAVIKEFERDDLFFESALDYCPELLVKHGFLTKRRPSHSQWEDIKMGWDIAKQMGQLDIGQSIVVNDKAVIAVEAIEGTDRAIQRAGQLCKRGGFTVVKVAKPQQDRRFDVPTVGIKTLQTMHEAGGRVLAIESNQTIMIDQQEVADLADKLGIAIVSLNEEELSLQLAG, from the coding sequence ATGATGAATACATTACAAACTTCTCCTCCCGACACCCGACGACAGATCGGATTGCTGGCTGGTGCAGGCCGCTTCCCAATCGTCTTTGCGGAACAGGCACAGCAACAGGGTTATTCCGTCTGCTGCCTGGGCATCTTCGGCATGGCCAGTGACGAGCTGATGGACATCTGCGATACGTTTCACTGGATTCCCCTGGCACGCATCGGCCGGGCAATCAAATTGTTCAAACGGGAAGAAGTTAAACGCATCGTGATGGCGGGCAAGATTGAAAAAACGGTCCTGTTCAGCCCGTTTCGAATATTCAAACTGTTACCCGATTTCCGCACGCTGCATATGTGGTATCGTTACGCCAGGGAAGATCGTAAAGACGATACTCTGCTTCTGGCGGTGATTAAAGAATTTGAGCGTGACGATCTATTTTTCGAATCAGCACTGGATTATTGCCCGGAGTTACTTGTGAAACACGGATTTCTGACGAAACGACGTCCCAGCCATTCACAGTGGGAAGACATTAAAATGGGTTGGGATATTGCCAAGCAGATGGGGCAGTTGGACATTGGACAAAGTATCGTCGTGAACGATAAAGCTGTCATCGCAGTTGAAGCGATTGAAGGTACCGATCGTGCGATTCAACGGGCCGGCCAGCTTTGTAAACGAGGTGGTTTTACCGTGGTTAAAGTTGCCAAACCCCAGCAGGATCGTCGATTTGATGTTCCCACGGTGGGTATCAAAACATTGCAGACCATGCACGAAGCAGGCGGACGGGTACTGGCAATTGAAAGCAACCAGACGATCATGATCGACCAACAGGAAGTCGCCGACCTGGCAGACAAGCTGGGGATCGCGATCGTTTCACTCAACGAAGAAGAGCTGTCACTGCAACTGGCCGGCTGA
- the lpxD gene encoding UDP-3-O-(3-hydroxymyristoyl)glucosamine N-acyltransferase: MSTTVEWIAQELNCPARGNQRLEIHGAESVLKAGPHDITFVGDELNLKRLKSSQAGAVIIEQRLEESFQKAFESTPMTSLTVVDAQAAFIKVIQKLRPARELPEIGISPAADISDQATIGENCHIYPRVTIRPGVKIGNNCRIYPGVYIGDDCVLGDDVTIHANTVLYPDVKIADRVLIHAAAVLGCDGFGYRFENGRYVKIPHLGSVRIEDDVEIGAGTTIDRGMIGPTVIGLGTKIDNQVMIAHNCEIGKHNAFASQVGFAGSITTGDYVRCAGQVGIADHVHIGDQATLGARAGVHRDIPPGEVHIGTPAAPEKEQRKIVMSIRKVPEMRKQIRDLEQQLKTLTQQFEALNDSSQINDKSALT; encoded by the coding sequence ATGTCGACGACGGTAGAGTGGATCGCTCAAGAACTGAATTGCCCGGCCCGTGGCAATCAGAGGCTGGAAATACATGGAGCGGAATCCGTTCTCAAAGCGGGTCCCCATGATATCACTTTTGTGGGCGATGAACTCAACCTGAAACGCCTCAAGTCGAGTCAGGCTGGCGCCGTGATTATCGAGCAACGCCTGGAAGAGTCGTTCCAGAAAGCTTTTGAATCCACCCCGATGACCTCCCTGACCGTGGTGGATGCCCAGGCTGCCTTCATCAAAGTCATTCAGAAACTCCGCCCTGCTCGGGAGCTTCCCGAAATCGGCATTTCTCCTGCAGCTGATATCAGTGACCAGGCCACCATCGGTGAGAACTGTCACATTTATCCGCGGGTCACGATTCGCCCTGGTGTCAAAATTGGAAACAACTGCCGGATTTACCCTGGCGTCTACATCGGTGATGATTGCGTCCTCGGTGACGATGTGACCATTCATGCCAATACAGTTCTCTACCCGGATGTCAAAATCGCTGACCGGGTTTTAATTCACGCCGCAGCTGTGCTGGGATGTGACGGTTTTGGCTATCGCTTCGAAAATGGTCGGTACGTCAAGATTCCTCATCTCGGCAGTGTGCGTATCGAAGACGATGTCGAAATTGGCGCCGGAACAACCATCGACCGGGGTATGATCGGACCGACAGTCATCGGTCTGGGAACCAAGATCGATAACCAGGTGATGATCGCCCATAACTGCGAAATCGGCAAACATAACGCGTTTGCTTCACAAGTCGGTTTTGCCGGTTCGATTACCACAGGAGATTACGTTCGCTGTGCAGGACAGGTCGGTATCGCAGACCACGTGCACATCGGAGATCAGGCTACTCTGGGTGCCCGGGCCGGTGTTCACCGCGATATTCCGCCCGGCGAAGTCCATATCGGAACACCTGCAGCGCCTGAAAAAGAACAACGGAAAATTGTGATGTCTATTCGCAAGGTTCCTGAAATGCGGAAGCAGATCCGTGACCTCGAACAGCAACTCAAAACACTCACACAGCAGTTCGAAGCTCTGAACGATTCGAGTCAGATCAACGACAAATCCGCGCTTACCTGA